The nucleotide window TTTTACCATCGTTAGGGCATGTTAAATGCCGTTAATTGGAGGGGAGTTATTACTGTTCCTGATTATAGGAAAGCGAACTCAGCGAGTCGCTATAGATTCATTAGATTCGATATAATGTCAAGTATTTAATTGCGGGACGTCAATGATCACAAACATGCATCCGGCACTTACCCGGCCGGTCTCGAGCGAATATATCAGGAAATAGCAGGGGCTCGGCGCCGGATAATTGCCAATTTTTCTGCTTTTAATTGCTCGAGGGGCCGACTTGAGATGGTAGAAACGAATCGGCTGTTTAAGATTTCCAGTTACTAATAAATGATACTCAAAGGACTAACTTATTTATTTATCATGTTTGTTACCACATTGGTTACCAAATGTTCAACCCAGACAAGGCTTTGAAGGATAACATATTCGACATTTTAAACAATGACGGTAAATCCATCAGTGCATTGTCGCGGGATCTGGAGGGGCGCGGCATCAGCATTCACCGCCTTATCCTCACCGGCTACCTCCGGGCATTGACCGATTATAATTATCTCAAAGAGAAGGAGGTGCCCCCGGCCAAGGTATACGTGCCGGTCAAAGGCAAGGAGAAGGACATCTATGAGGTGGTGGGGGAGTTCTCTCGCCGGCTGGAGAATGGTCCGGACGCCGACCTATTGATACTCTACAGCCTGAACCGCCTGTTCCGCCGTCCGGTGTTCTTCGAGGAGCTGAGGAAGGCAGGGCTGAGGGACATGCCATCTGCCAAGCAGGTGGGGATCGAAGAGCGGCAGGAAGCGAAGAAGTTCATTCAGAAGGCTCGTCTGAAGGTCAGCGACATGAATCTGATATACTATCATGACGACCCGGCTTTGGCCTCCAAGTACGAGGAACTGCTATCCATGATCCTCTGCGACCTGCTGTCCTTTTCGAGCCTGGTCAGGGATACCAAGCAGACCAAGCTGGACTTCTCCCAGCCGGTTCCCTGAGCGACCTCGGAAGGCCCAGAGAATTTATTTAACCAATAGCTCATTGCGAGGCTATGGACCTTCAAGGACTGGCAGATGGTATCCGGAATTATCCGGGAGTCACCAGGAAGCGGACCATCTCCGAGGTCATCAGTTTCTTTCCGCATATACCGAACAAGAACGTTCTAGCTGCCTTCGGCGAGGATGCCGCGGTGATCAAGTTCAACGACGACGTCCTCCTGCTGGCAGCCGATGGCATCATGGAGTCTCTGATGAAGGCCGCCCCGTTCTACGCCGGGTATTTTGCCGTGTTGGTCAACCTCAATGACATTTCGGCCATGGGAGGAGTCCCCCTAGCCCTTGTGGACATAGTCTCGATGAAGGACGAGAAGGTCTGCAGCCAGGTCATGAAGGGAGTCGAGGGGGCCATGGCGAAGTTCGGCGTACCGGTGGTCGGTGGCCATACCCACCCTGACTGCGCGTACAACGCGATAGACGTGGCGGTGCTGGGGACCGCCCGCCAGGATGCGGTCATCTACTCGCACACCGCCCAGGAGGGCGAGGACATAATCTTCGCCATGGATCTTGATGGTTTCTTCCCTCCATCCCTGCCATTCGCCTGGGATACTACCACTCGGAAGGACGCAGATATCTGTCGGCGCCAGATGCTCATCATGAACGAGATCGGCAAGCGTCACCTGGTCCGATCGGGCAAGGATATCAGCAATCCAGGGTGCATCGGGACTCTGGGCATGCTCTTGGAAACGAGCGGCAAGGGCGGGATCGTCAACATCGAGGACATCCCCCGGCCCGACGGAGTCGATCTCGCTCAGTGGATCAAGGCATATCAGGGTTGCGGCTTCGCCGTGACCTGCGAGCCCCGCCACTCTGAGGAGGTCCGAGAGCTGTTCGATACCGTAGGAGTGACCGCAGCGGTGGTCGGGAAGGTCGACAACTCAAGGCATCTGACGATCAAGGAAGGCCAAGAGAGCGCGGTCCTCTTCGATTTCGCGTCGGACGTGATAACGGGATGCGATCCCAGCAAGGTGCCGGTGAGTGCGGAGAAGCGCTAGGCCACAGAGGTTGTCGCTCGGATCGGCCCGAGTGATCCTACCAGCTTCTCAGCCCCGCTCCCCTTTGAGCGTTAGTAGTCCACGGTAAGGCTGCTCCCGTCAGGGCCTGACCCGTTCCCCGTGACCAGGGATGGGCGTGCAACCCTCCGATCGCACCTCCCATCCGCCTCCAACCCCATAGGACGAGGCCTCATAGTCGTTGGCAGGGCCCGCGCCTTTCCGGTTACGACGCCCCCTGCTGTCACCCCCGCTATCGACGGTTACGGTGTATAAGGGCGTGCCGAACGTCCCGGTCGAGCCTAGCCCTCCTCCTAAGAGGCTGTACCTATATATCATTTCCGTCATGCTGGGTAACTGGAATTACGACTGGACGTGCCATCGCTGCCTTCTCTGGCGTGCGATCGCAGACCGCTCCCGAGCCAGCTCCGAGGGAAGGACGCTCGGGTCCATACCCATACGCTCATTTTCTCCATTCCTATTATTATTCACACCGGCCGAATGTACGAATCATGATCCGGGCAGAAAGCCGAGCGAGCCAAAGCTGGTTATCATTACTGATTTTTATTCTTGATAACAGTAAGTCAGATAAAATTGCCAATAAATGAAAAATTTATTGTTGCCAGTAGTCAATCTGATAACAGATATGATAACAAATAGCAATGGCATTTTTATATAATGTACATATATGTACGTATATGTTACCCGGTCACTCCCCAAACCTAGTTTTAAAAATTAATATAAATATCAAAATAGATTCCGCTAGATGATAACAAGCGGGCTCGGAGGCGCGGGCCGGGAACGGTCCGGGCCCCTCCGAGATCGCATGTGAGGTGGAGAAAATGAAGGTCTGAGAAAATGGAGCGTGTAATCTCACCAAATAAGCCGCATCCCCGGGTTCCTCAGGGCAGTTCTCGATACCCCTCCCTGAGGTCCCGGGGATAACAACGGCCCTTGTCGTCTGATATCGTTCTTCCTTCTCAGCATGGAAATGAGTGTTCTCGGCCGCGCCTCCGCTGCGACGCGACAGGTTCCTCTCGGATCTTGAGCGCGATATGTCGATGCGGCCATCAGTCGAGAGGGCCGATGCTCGGGATCAGAACCTCTTGGGCGAGGTCCGCTCCCCACCTCGGGTGCAATAGTGTAGCCCTCGGAACCCGAACTCGGTGTGTACCGGGCACTTTGGACATATGCACTTGAGCTCCCGGCTCACGCAGTCCGGCGAGCGGCCGTAGAAGCAGAACATCCTCTCATCCCGGTCCTTGGCACACTCAGTGTAGGTTGGACACTTAGGGCAGGGGCATTTCGACCTCATGGCGGCGATCTCGGCCTTCCGCTTCTCCGGGGACATCCTGTTTAGCTCATCTATGTTGCGCATCCGGTTCACCCTGTTCCTTACGCATCTCCACCTCAGAACCGTTGATGCAGTAATATATGTTCACCAGCTCCGCTCGGGCGGCCAACGGGCAGTCCGGACAGTTGCAGCCCATCTCCTCAGTGATGCACTCACCACTGCGGCCCAGGAAGCAGTACAGCAGTTCCCCCGCGTCACCGGCGCACTTCGTGTAAGTGGGGCAGTCGGGGCAGACGCACTGCGCCCTGAACTCGTTGAGCTCCGCCTCCCTGTCCCCTCCCGTCCTTGATTCCAGCTCCTTAACAATGCGATCGAATGCGCTCATGAGCTCACCGGAATCCATTCCTACTACCGACTATTAAGGGGTGACGGGGGAGGGCCCCGTCCGCTGCTTATTTCCGCATGAAGGAACATTATTGTCACTTATGGCGGTCGGAGGCAAGCCAGACTGGTTGAGGGTCAGGGCGCCTGGCGGGGAGACCTTCACCAAGGTGAGGGAGCTGGCTCGGAGGAGCGGCCTCCACACTGTGTGCGACTCCTCTCACTGCCCAAACATCTCCGATTGCTGGTCCCGGGGCCATGCCACCTTCATGATCCTCGGGAGAAGATGCACCCGGGACTGCGCCTTCTGCGCGGTGGAGCACGGTGCCCCGGAACCGGTGGACCTCGGGGAGCCTGAGCATATCGCGGCCGCAGTCAGGGACCTTAAGCTCGAGCACGTCGTGGTGACCTCGGTGACCAGGGATGACCTGCCTGATCAGGGAGCGGGGCAGTTCCGCGCGGTGGTCGAAGCCATAAGGGAGCTCAGCCCGGGCACGAGAGTTGAACTCCTGATCCCCGACATGGGCAGCTCGAGGAGTTCGATCGGAACGGTGTGCGCGTCCGTCCCGGACGTCCTGGGGCATAACATCGAGACGGTGGAGCGTTTACAGGGCGTGAGGGATCGTAAATCCTCTTACTGTCGTTCGCTCTCGGCCCTTAGCCTCATGGCTGAGCTCGCACCCGGGGCGGTGATCAAGAGCTCGCTGATGCTCGGCCTCGGGGAGACCAGGGAGGAGGTGATGGCGACGCTGAGGGACCTGAGGAAAGCCGGGGTCTCCGCCATTACCATGGGGCAGTACCTCAGGCCCGGAAACGGAAGATTGGAGGTTTCCGAGTATATCTTCCCCGGGACGTTCGCCGAGCTGGGCGAGGCGGCAAGGGCGATGGGCTTCCGTCACGTGGCCTCGGGACCGTTGGTGCGAAGCTCATATAACGCCCACGAGATGCTAACGAACAGGACGGAGAACCATGCTGACCGATGACTATGACCCCCTCCGGGGGCGGATGCTGCAGGTGCTGGACCAGGACGGGCAGATCGTGGAGCCGTCGCTTGAGCCCAAGCTCGACGCGGATATGCTCGAAAGAGCGTACCGGACCATGGTCCTGTCCCGGGTGGCGGACGAGAAGGCGGTCATCCTCCAGCGGCAGGGGAGACTGGGCGCGTACCCGCCCAACCGGGGGCAGGAGGCCGCCTCCCTGGGGCCGGCCATGGCCCTCGACCGGGACGACTGGCTGGTGTGGGCCTTTCGGGAGCTGGCCGGCCTACTGTGGAAAGGCCTCCCCCTCCTAAGCTTCTACCTCTACTGGATGGGCAACGAGGAGGGTAGCCACTATCCGCAGGGACTGAACATCACCCCTGCCGCGGTGCCGGTGGCCTCCCAGCTGTCCATTGCCGTGGGGATCGCCTATGCCTCGATGTGCCGCAGGGAAGGGAGGGTGGCCCTTGGATTCTGCGGGGACGGGGCGACCTCGGAGGGAGACTTCCACGAGGCTCTCAACAGCGCAGGCGTCCTGAGGACGCCCAACGTGTTCGTGATACAGAACAACCAGTGGGCCATATCGGTCCCCCGGAGCAGGCAGACAGCGGCCCCGACCCTGGCCCAGAAGGCCTGTGCCTATGGATTCAAGGGCATCCAGGTCGACGGCAACGACCTCCTCGCCATGTACATCGCCACCCGGGAGGCGGTGGAGAGGGCCAGGCGGGGGGAGGGCCCCACCCTCATCGAGGCATACACCTACCGGCTGGGCAACCACACCACTTCCGACGACGCCAGGAAGTATCGTCAGGAGCAGGAGCTGAGAGAGTGGGAGCTCCGCGATCCCCTCGTCCGCCTGAAGACTTATATGACGGCCAAGGACCTGCTGGACGAATCGAAGGAACAGGAGATATGGAAGGCGGCCCGCGACGCCACGGACAAGGGGGTGAAGGAAGCCGAGAGCTTCCCGAAGCCTGCCCTGGAGGACATCTTCCGGTACACCTATGAAGAGATGCCCGCCGAGCTGAAGGCGGAGCTGGAACGGTTGCGTTCAGAGCTCCAGGACGGTGAGCGGTGATGGCATTGATGAACATGGTCTCGGCTCTCAACTCGGCCCTCGACAATGAGATGGAGGCTGATCAGTCGGTGGTCGTCCTCGGCGAGGACGTGGGCAGGGACGGCGGCGTGTTCCGGGTCACCGAGGGGCTGTTCGACCGCTTTGGGGACCAGAGGGTCATCGACACCCCCCTGGCCGAGGGCGCCATCGCCGGGATGGCCATAGGCATGGCCCTCAACGGGTTGAGGCCGGTGGCGGAGGTCCAGTTCATGGGCTTCTCCTACCTGACGCTGAACCAGATGATCTCCCACGCCTCCCGCCTGCGCAACCGCTCGCGGGGGCGGTTCACCGTCCCCATGGTCCTTCGGATGCCGTACGGAGCTGGGGTCAAGGCGTTGGAGCACCACTCCGAGAGCACCGAGTCGCTGTACGTGCAGATCCCCGGCCTCAAGGTCGTTGTCCCCTCCACCCCACGGGAGGCCAAAGGCCTGCTCATAGCGTCGATTCGCGATCCCGACCCGGTGGTGTTCCTGGAACCTACCCGCTCCTACCGCCTGATGAAGGAGGAGGTCGAGGAAAACGCTTTCTCCATTCCCCTGAGCGCCGCCCGCGTGGTGCAACCGGGGAAGGACGTCACGATCGTGGGATGGGGGGCCATGATGCCCCTCGTTCAGAAGGCCGCGGAAGCCGCGGGAAGCGAGGGGGTGAGCTGTGAGGTCATCGATCTGCGGACCTTGAGCCCCATGGACAGCGGGACGGTGGTGGAGTCGGTGAAGCGAACGGGACGGTGCGTCGTCGTGCAGGAGGCGCCCCGCACCTGCGGAGTGGCGGCGGAGCTCGTCGCCCGGATCAACGAGGAAGCTCTGTTGTCGCTGGAAGCTCCGGTGGAGCGGGTGACCGCCCCGGACGTTATCGTCCCCCTTCCTCAGGGAGAGAAGTACTACTACCTGAACGCGAACCGCGTGTATCGGGCGGTAAAGAAGGTTGCGGAGTTCTAGGGTGATGTGACATGGCGAAGGATTTCATGTTCCCGGACCTCGGAGAAGGGGTCACCGAGGGCGAGATAAAGAAGTGGTTGGTGAAGGTCGGGGACGAGGTCCGCAAGGACCAGCCCATTGCCGAGGTGGAGACGGACAAGGCGGTGGTGGAGATGCCATCACCGTACTCCGGAAAGGTCCTCAAGCTCAGTGCGGCGGAAGGAGGTATCGTCAAGGTCGGCGAAGTGCTAGCGACAATCGGCGGAGAGGGAGAGACAGTGTCCGCGGCCGAGCCTCCTTCTTCCACCTCGGTCGTCGGCGAGCTGCCGGAGACGGACGAGGAGGTGGTGACCGCCCGCCCCTCACCTTCCGCACCTCCCTCGGCCGGGGTCCAGGCCACCCCCGCCGTCCGGAAGCTGGCCAGGGACCTCAAGGTCGATCTGGCGTCGATCAAGGGCACAGGGCCCCAGGGCCGGGTGACCGAGGAGGACGTCAAACGGGCCTCCGCCCCATCGGTGGAGGCACCGGAGCCAGCGATGAAGGCGAAGTTCGACCTCTACGGGTGGGTGGACCGGAGGCCCCTGCGAGGCATCCGCCGCTCGACCGCCAGGCACATGATGGAGGCTCAGGCCAACGCCGCCCTGGTCACCACCATGGAGGTTGTCGACGTCACCGACCTGGTGACCTTGAGGGAGAGGATCAACAAGCAGGCCCAAGAGGCCAAGGGGATCAAGCTCACCTACCTCCCGTTCATCGTCAAGGCGGTGATCGCCAGCCTGAAGAGGCATCCCTACATGAATTCCTCCATGGACGAGGAGGCCGAGGAGATCGTCATCAAGAAGTACTACAACCTGGGCATCGCCGTGGCCACCGAGGACGGCCTCATGGTCCCGGTAGTCAAGGCCGCCGATCAGAAGGACCTCTTCACCCTGGCCAAGGAGATCAAGGACCTGGCGCAGGCCGCTGCCGACCGCAAGGTCGATCTGGCGGACCTCAAGGGCGGGACCTTCTCCATCACCAACTACGGGGTCTTCGGGAGCACCTACGCCACCCCCATCCCGAACTACCCGGAGGCGGCGATCCTAGGCGTGGGCCGGATCCAGGACGCCCCCCTGGTGGTGGGCGGGGCGGTGGTGCCGAGGAAGGTCATGCACCTGGCGCTGACCTTCGACCACCGCATCATGGACGGGGCCCAGGCGGCATCCTTCCTCACCGACCTCCGCCAGATGCTGGAGGGGCCCGAGGCCCTGCTGCTCGACCTTTAGCGGGAAAAGGTCCAGCTCCGATCCCCGTACCTCGAGTCGGCCAGCTCCGAGGCCCGGGCATCTTCAGACGTGCTCAACGTCGCCTCCGTCCACTCCTTTCCCGCCAGGAACGAACGGTGCAGGCTGCTCAGCAGCGCTTCCTGGCTCGCCCCGGACAGCGAGCGGACGGAGGTCACCCGGTTCCTGGCCTCAGTGATCGCC belongs to Methanomassiliicoccus sp. and includes:
- a CDS encoding methanogenesis marker 2 protein — encoded protein: MDLQGLADGIRNYPGVTRKRTISEVISFFPHIPNKNVLAAFGEDAAVIKFNDDVLLLAADGIMESLMKAAPFYAGYFAVLVNLNDISAMGGVPLALVDIVSMKDEKVCSQVMKGVEGAMAKFGVPVVGGHTHPDCAYNAIDVAVLGTARQDAVIYSHTAQEGEDIIFAMDLDGFFPPSLPFAWDTTTRKDADICRRQMLIMNEIGKRHLVRSGKDISNPGCIGTLGMLLETSGKGGIVNIEDIPRPDGVDLAQWIKAYQGCGFAVTCEPRHSEEVRELFDTVGVTAAVVGKVDNSRHLTIKEGQESAVLFDFASDVITGCDPSKVPVSAEKR
- a CDS encoding alpha-ketoacid dehydrogenase subunit beta; protein product: MALMNMVSALNSALDNEMEADQSVVVLGEDVGRDGGVFRVTEGLFDRFGDQRVIDTPLAEGAIAGMAIGMALNGLRPVAEVQFMGFSYLTLNQMISHASRLRNRSRGRFTVPMVLRMPYGAGVKALEHHSESTESLYVQIPGLKVVVPSTPREAKGLLIASIRDPDPVVFLEPTRSYRLMKEEVEENAFSIPLSAARVVQPGKDVTIVGWGAMMPLVQKAAEAAGSEGVSCEVIDLRTLSPMDSGTVVESVKRTGRCVVVQEAPRTCGVAAELVARINEEALLSLEAPVERVTAPDVIVPLPQGEKYYYLNANRVYRAVKKVAEF
- a CDS encoding DUF2769 domain-containing protein — translated: MRNIDELNRMSPEKRKAEIAAMRSKCPCPKCPTYTECAKDRDERMFCFYGRSPDCVSRELKCICPKCPVHTEFGFRGLHYCTRGGERTSPKRF
- a CDS encoding DUF2769 domain-containing protein, producing MSAFDRIVKELESRTGGDREAELNEFRAQCVCPDCPTYTKCAGDAGELLYCFLGRSGECITEEMGCNCPDCPLAARAELVNIYYCINGSEVEMRKEQGEPDAQHR
- the pdhA gene encoding pyruvate dehydrogenase (acetyl-transferring) E1 component subunit alpha — its product is MLTDDYDPLRGRMLQVLDQDGQIVEPSLEPKLDADMLERAYRTMVLSRVADEKAVILQRQGRLGAYPPNRGQEAASLGPAMALDRDDWLVWAFRELAGLLWKGLPLLSFYLYWMGNEEGSHYPQGLNITPAAVPVASQLSIAVGIAYASMCRREGRVALGFCGDGATSEGDFHEALNSAGVLRTPNVFVIQNNQWAISVPRSRQTAAPTLAQKACAYGFKGIQVDGNDLLAMYIATREAVERARRGEGPTLIEAYTYRLGNHTTSDDARKYRQEQELREWELRDPLVRLKTYMTAKDLLDESKEQEIWKAARDATDKGVKEAESFPKPALEDIFRYTYEEMPAELKAELERLRSELQDGER
- the lipA gene encoding lipoyl synthase gives rise to the protein MAVGGKPDWLRVRAPGGETFTKVRELARRSGLHTVCDSSHCPNISDCWSRGHATFMILGRRCTRDCAFCAVEHGAPEPVDLGEPEHIAAAVRDLKLEHVVVTSVTRDDLPDQGAGQFRAVVEAIRELSPGTRVELLIPDMGSSRSSIGTVCASVPDVLGHNIETVERLQGVRDRKSSYCRSLSALSLMAELAPGAVIKSSLMLGLGETREEVMATLRDLRKAGVSAITMGQYLRPGNGRLEVSEYIFPGTFAELGEAARAMGFRHVASGPLVRSSYNAHEMLTNRTENHADR
- a CDS encoding dihydrolipoamide acetyltransferase family protein — translated: MAKDFMFPDLGEGVTEGEIKKWLVKVGDEVRKDQPIAEVETDKAVVEMPSPYSGKVLKLSAAEGGIVKVGEVLATIGGEGETVSAAEPPSSTSVVGELPETDEEVVTARPSPSAPPSAGVQATPAVRKLARDLKVDLASIKGTGPQGRVTEEDVKRASAPSVEAPEPAMKAKFDLYGWVDRRPLRGIRRSTARHMMEAQANAALVTTMEVVDVTDLVTLRERINKQAQEAKGIKLTYLPFIVKAVIASLKRHPYMNSSMDEEAEEIVIKKYYNLGIAVATEDGLMVPVVKAADQKDLFTLAKEIKDLAQAAADRKVDLADLKGGTFSITNYGVFGSTYATPIPNYPEAAILGVGRIQDAPLVVGGAVVPRKVMHLALTFDHRIMDGAQAASFLTDLRQMLEGPEALLLDL